CTGGAGGTTCGGCAACATGGCTCCCGTTCCGGGCCTTTCGGAGGCGGACGTGAAGGAGATCGTGCGTTACGTGCGCGCGCTACAGCGGGCGAAGGGCATTTATTGAAGACACGGAGGACACCATGGGCGGACCCGAACCGATGAGATCCGGCCTTGTCGCCGTAGCCGTACTGACGTGGGTACTAATAACTCCCGCCGGAGTATCCGGCCACCGCGACGCCACTGGCATCGTCAAGCAGCGCATGGACGCCATGACTTCGATGGGCGGTGCGATGAAGGAGTTGGGGAAGATGATTCGCGGAACGCAACATGATGACGCTGAACGC
The DNA window shown above is from Deltaproteobacteria bacterium and carries:
- a CDS encoding cytochrome c, encoding WRFGNMAPVPGLSEADVKEIVRYVRALQRAKGIY